The segment CTGGAACAGATGCTCTCACTCAAAGCACACGCGCGGGCAAAGGGGAAGGGGGGCTGCCGCCCGGGGCTGAATCCGTGCTGGACGGCGCCGAAACAGGTGCTAAAATGAGTGCTAATATATGCGCTAAATTAGGTGCCGAAAGGAGTCCACCCATGCGAATTCGAACCATCCCGGCGTCCGAGATCAAGCGACGCGGCATCGGCGCAGTCGACGAGCAGCTCGCCAAGTATCCGGCCGTCCATGTCATCGCGAACAACCAGCCCCGGTACGTGATCCTGACCGAGGAGCGCTACGAGGAACTCCTCGACGAGGTCGAGGAAGCGGCCGAGCTGCGCATTGCCGAATCGCTGGCCGAATACAAGGCGGGGAAAGTGAAGCGCTACAACTCGGTCGAAGAACTGATGTCCGCTGTTGACGCCGCCGATGACGACTGAACCCTTTCAACTTCGCGCCACGA is part of the Chrysiogenia bacterium genome and harbors:
- a CDS encoding prevent-host-death protein; translated protein: MRTIPASEIKRRGIGAVDEQLAKYPAVHVIANNQPRYVILTEERYEELLDEVEEAAELRIAESLAEYKAGKVKRYNSVEELMSAVDAADDD